From Spirochaeta lutea, the proteins below share one genomic window:
- the ettA gene encoding energy-dependent translational throttle protein EttA, translating to MAAPSNGEDKKIIYSMYKVSKYHGTKQVLKDISLSYFYGAKIGVIGLNGSGKSSLLKILAGIDEDFNGETSVSPGFTLGYLEQEPELESGKTVKEIVSQGAQETVDLLAEFDRINEAFGDPDADMDELLERQGKVQERLDALDAWDLDSRLDLAMDALRCPPADQVVDSLSGGERRRVALCRLLLKKPDILLLDEPTNHLDAESIAWLERHLKQYAGTIIAVTHDRYFLDNVAGWILELDRGEGIPWKGNYSSWLKQKQERLRLEEKSESERQRTLARELEWISMSPKGRHAKAKSRITNYEKLLTQGGPEQQRELRLFIPPGPRLGDIVIEANGVSKEFDGKLLYDDLNFSLPPGGVVGIIGPNGAGKTTLFNMITGSVEPDKGAFRVGETVSLAYVEQSREQLDPKKSVWEMISGGNDSVSLGNRSVNSRAYVSWFNFNGSDQQKAVGILSGGERNRVNLAMMVKSGANVILLDEPTNDLDVNTMRALEEALDSFAGCAVVISHDRWFLDRICTHILAFEGESQVRWFEGNYSEYEEDRRKRLGAEADRPHRIVYRNLTRD from the coding sequence ATGGCAGCGCCCAGTAACGGCGAAGATAAAAAAATTATTTACTCAATGTACAAGGTGAGTAAATATCATGGGACCAAACAGGTTCTCAAGGATATAAGTCTGTCCTATTTTTACGGGGCAAAGATCGGGGTGATTGGTCTGAACGGCTCAGGGAAATCTTCTTTGCTAAAGATACTCGCCGGGATTGATGAGGATTTCAACGGGGAGACGAGTGTGAGCCCGGGCTTTACCCTGGGGTATCTTGAGCAGGAGCCCGAACTTGAGTCTGGAAAAACCGTAAAAGAGATCGTGTCCCAGGGGGCTCAGGAGACGGTAGATCTCCTGGCTGAGTTTGATCGGATCAATGAGGCCTTCGGGGATCCGGATGCCGACATGGACGAACTTCTGGAACGCCAGGGGAAGGTTCAGGAACGCCTTGATGCCCTGGATGCCTGGGATCTTGATAGCAGACTGGACCTGGCGATGGATGCCCTGAGGTGCCCCCCTGCCGACCAGGTGGTGGATAGCCTATCGGGGGGTGAACGGCGCAGGGTAGCGCTCTGCCGGTTGCTGCTTAAAAAACCTGATATTCTCCTGCTCGATGAACCGACCAACCATCTGGATGCCGAATCCATTGCGTGGTTGGAACGGCATTTAAAGCAGTATGCCGGAACAATAATTGCAGTAACCCATGATCGATATTTTTTAGATAATGTGGCCGGTTGGATTCTTGAGCTCGATCGTGGCGAGGGTATCCCATGGAAGGGCAATTATTCAAGTTGGCTGAAACAAAAACAGGAACGGCTGCGGTTGGAGGAAAAATCCGAGAGTGAGCGTCAACGGACCCTTGCCAGGGAACTTGAGTGGATTTCCATGAGTCCCAAGGGCCGGCATGCTAAGGCTAAGAGCAGGATTACCAACTACGAAAAGCTCCTTACCCAGGGTGGCCCGGAGCAGCAGCGTGAGCTCAGACTATTTATCCCTCCTGGACCACGACTTGGTGATATTGTAATTGAGGCCAATGGTGTATCCAAGGAGTTCGATGGAAAGCTTCTCTACGATGATCTGAATTTTTCCCTGCCTCCGGGAGGAGTGGTTGGTATCATCGGTCCGAATGGTGCAGGTAAAACAACCCTTTTTAACATGATCACCGGTTCGGTTGAACCGGATAAGGGAGCGTTCCGGGTGGGGGAGACGGTTAGTCTTGCCTATGTGGAGCAGAGCCGGGAACAGCTTGATCCAAAGAAGTCTGTTTGGGAGATGATCAGCGGAGGAAATGATTCCGTCAGCCTTGGAAACCGTAGCGTTAATAGCCGAGCATACGTGAGCTGGTTTAATTTTAACGGTTCAGACCAACAGAAGGCCGTGGGCATACTATCCGGCGGCGAGCGAAACCGGGTGAATTTGGCGATGATGGTTAAAAGCGGCGCCAATGTGATACTCCTGGATGAGCCCACCAATGACTTGGATGTGAATACCATGAGGGCTTTGGAGGAGGCTCTGGATAGTTTTGCTGGTTGTGCCGTGGTTATTAGCCATGACCGTTGGTTTCTGGACCGCATTTGTACCCATATTTTGGCCTTTGAGGGAGAGTCCCAGGTTCGATGGTTTGAGGGTAACTACAGCGAGTATGAAGAAGACCGGCGTAAACGACTAGGCGCTGAGGCAGACCGTCCCCATAGGATCGTTTACCGCAATCTTACCCGGGACTAG
- a CDS encoding YwbE family protein — translation MSTISRGDIKPGTRVGIVQKQDQPTGAITEGVVQDILTKSSSHPHGIKVRLRDGTVGRVKVLLD, via the coding sequence ATGAGTACTATTTCCAGGGGGGATATCAAGCCGGGAACAAGGGTTGGTATCGTCCAAAAGCAGGATCAGCCTACCGGAGCCATAACCGAGGGTGTTGTTCAGGATATCCTAACCAAGTCCTCCAGCCATCCTCATGGTATAAAGGTCCGGTTGAGGGACGGTACTGTAGGGCGAGTGAAGGTATTATTAGATTAG
- a CDS encoding flavodoxin family protein translates to MNLVIVYDSVFGNTKELAQTMGAAAASHSTVVVKHRGEVTSQDISQADMVVVASPTRAFNPTPELKEFLKDMAPGSLTGKRVAAWDTRVDVAKVNSKLLSGMVSLFGYAAPKLLTILKKKGGTAAAEAEGFFVEDKEGPVMPGEAQRAEAWISTLVKSSGERS, encoded by the coding sequence ATGAACCTAGTGATTGTGTATGATTCAGTATTTGGAAACACCAAGGAACTTGCCCAGACCATGGGGGCTGCTGCTGCCTCCCATTCAACAGTGGTGGTTAAACACCGGGGGGAGGTGACATCCCAGGACATCTCCCAGGCGGATATGGTGGTTGTTGCCTCTCCGACCAGAGCATTTAACCCGACTCCGGAGCTAAAGGAGTTTCTGAAAGATATGGCTCCGGGTAGTCTTACCGGTAAACGGGTGGCTGCCTGGGATACCCGGGTTGATGTGGCTAAGGTTAACTCAAAACTCCTTAGCGGTATGGTTTCCCTATTCGGCTATGCTGCCCCCAAGCTTCTGACCATCCTCAAGAAAAAGGGCGGAACAGCGGCTGCTGAGGCTGAAGGATTTTTTGTCGAAGACAAGGAGGGCCCTGTGATGCCCGGGGAAGCTCAACGGGCAGAAGCGTGGATCAGTACCCTGGTAAAGAGCTCAGGAGAACGATCATGA